One Kangiella geojedonensis DNA segment encodes these proteins:
- a CDS encoding VOC family protein yields MSDKNIELRAPIAHLVCDPCSEAIEFYVKAFGAEELQRVPGPNGEKIMHACLKIDDGYIFLVDDFPEFNPEGKSQSPKALGGSPVTIHRYVDNCDDAFKQAIDTGATGKMEPQDTFWGDRYAAFVDPFGHNWSIAHRVKNVSDEDLKKAMNEEFSGEKC; encoded by the coding sequence ATGAGTGATAAAAATATTGAGTTAAGGGCTCCCATCGCACACCTTGTTTGCGATCCTTGCTCTGAAGCTATCGAGTTTTATGTAAAAGCTTTCGGCGCTGAAGAGTTACAAAGGGTTCCGGGGCCAAATGGTGAAAAGATCATGCACGCCTGCTTAAAGATCGACGATGGCTATATTTTCCTAGTCGATGACTTCCCCGAGTTTAATCCAGAGGGTAAATCACAATCACCAAAGGCTCTGGGCGGAAGTCCTGTCACCATTCATCGCTATGTAGACAACTGCGATGATGCGTTTAAGCAAGCGATTGACACAGGGGCGACTGGTAAAATGGAGCCTCAAGATACTTTCTGGGGTGATCGTTACGCAGCCTTTGTTGATCCTTTCGGCCATAACTGGTCAATAGCACATCGAGTAAAAAATGTGAGCGATGAAGATCTTAAGAAAGCCATGAATGAAGAGTTTAGTGGTGAGAAGTGTTAG
- a CDS encoding DUF1428 domain-containing protein, with protein sequence MSFYIDGYVLPVPNDKLDEYIEMAKRAGEVWKEYGALKVVEAKADDVPEGKVTSFGQSVQLKEGETVIFSYILYESREARDAINEKVMQDPRLADMMDPKNLPFDGMRMFWGGFTPIVEL encoded by the coding sequence ATGTCATTCTATATTGATGGATATGTACTACCTGTACCGAACGATAAGCTCGATGAATACATCGAAATGGCCAAACGCGCTGGTGAAGTCTGGAAAGAATACGGAGCATTAAAAGTTGTCGAAGCCAAAGCCGACGACGTTCCCGAGGGAAAAGTCACATCGTTCGGTCAAAGTGTTCAGCTTAAAGAAGGCGAAACCGTCATCTTCTCATACATCCTTTATGAATCCCGCGAAGCGCGCGATGCCATTAACGAGAAGGTTATGCAAGATCCGCGCTTGGCTGACATGATGGATCCGAAAAATTTACCCTTTGATGGTATGCGGATGTTCTGGGGCGGCTTCACGCCAATCGTAGAACTATAG